The following proteins are encoded in a genomic region of Coffea eugenioides isolate CCC68of chromosome 6, Ceug_1.0, whole genome shotgun sequence:
- the LOC113772863 gene encoding dolichyl-diphosphooligosaccharide--protein glycosyltransferase subunit STT3A-like, producing MGQIFLLNLEYWFNFADSDGDSRLTGNDAMKIFAMSNLSRPELKQACFLPLSDASSFSILYIVTLVYFSGVMVPLMLVLGPAVCKMPGISLSGAFDVLTHSLKFQLPSTSEIFTSD from the exons ATGGGTCAAATTTTCCTCTTAAATCTTGAGTATTGGTTCAACTTCGCCGACTCag ACGGCGATAGCCGCTTGACTGGCAATGATGCTATGAAAATTTTCGCCATGTCCAATTTGTCTAGGCCTGAACTCAAGCAG GCATGCTTTTTGCCACTTTCTGATGCAAGCTCCTTTAGCATCCTTTACATAGTTACATTAGTATATTTTTCAGGTGTCATG GTGCCACTAATGCTTGTACTTGGTCCAGCAGTATGCAAAATGCCTGGAATTTCTCTTTCAGGAGCTTTTGATGTTCTTACTCATTCGCTCAAATTTCAGTTGCCTAGTACATCAGAAATTTTTACATCTGATTAG